The genomic interval CTGGTGACACCGAACCAGCCGACCTCCGGGCTGATGAAGCCAACGTAGATGATGAGCAGTAGGACGATCCCACCGATGTAGCCCATGCCCCATCCCAGGCCGGAGACGGCGCCCACACGGTCCTTGGAGGCCAGCTGGGACAGGATGCCGTTGTAGTTGACACTCGCGAGCTCGAAGAAGACGTTGCCAACCCCGAGCAGGGTGATGCCGAACCACAGGTAGCCGGGCTCCGGCAGGACCAGGAACAGGGCGGCGCTGACGGCGACGACGACGGCGGTGTAGGCGCCCAGCCAGAAGACGGTGCGGCCGGCACGGTCCGAACGCTGCCCGGTCACGGGTGCGAGCAGGGCGATGAAGGCGCCGGCGATGGTCAGCCCGACGGACAGGGCGGCCTCGTTGTGTGCCGGGTCGCCGAAGGAGGAGCTGGTGAGGTAGACGGTGAAAACGAAGGTCGTGATGACCGCGTTGAATGCCGCCGAGCCCCAGTCCCACAGTCCCCAGGCGATGACGGGCCAGCTGAGCAGGCGGTTGCTGGGGACGGTACGGGGATCGGCGACGGCGCCGGTGGGCTCGGCGCCGCGCGGGGTAGTGAGGGTCATAGTTGTGAGCCTACGACCCGGTGCGACCTACGGCAGGCAAGGTCTGGGTGACGACGACGTCGTGCACGAATGCGGCCCGTCACACCTCACGGGTGTCACGGGCCATGCATGTGGGCTCGCCGTGCCGACGGCGCGTATCCGGGCTCAGGCGGCGGTGCCGGAGGCCAGGACCTCGTCGAGCTTGGTCTCGGCGGCATCCTCCTCCGTCTTCTCCGCCAGGGCCAACTCGGAGACGAGGATCTGGCGGGCCTTGGAGAGCATGCGCTTCTCACCGGCGGACAGGCCGCGGTCCGTGTCCCGGCGCGAGAGGTCTCGCACGACCTCGGCCACCTTGATGACGTCACCGGAGGCGATCTTCTCCTGGTTCGCCTTGAAGCGGCGCGACCAGTTGGTGGGCTCCTCGGTCAGGGGGGCGCGCAGCACATCGAAAACCCGCTCCAGACCGGCCTGGTCGACGACGTCGCGCACACCGATGAGCTCGACGCTCTCAGCGGGGACGAGGATCGTCAGGTCGCCCTGGGCGACCTCAAGCTGCAGGTAGGTCTTCTCCTCGCCGCGCACCTTGCGCTGGCGGATGTCGATGATCCTGGCTGCGCCGTGGTGGGGGTAGACGACGGTCTCGCCGACTTCGAAAGTCATAGGTGACGTCACTCCAGTCAGTGTTGAGAGAGCCCCATTTTAGCAGGATCTCGCGGAAAAGCCCGGGCGACGTAACTCACAGCCCTGCGTGTTCACGCTGAGCCCCGAGGTTTCCGCTCAGGGCTCAGCGCTCAGCGGGACGGGCGACGAACTTGTAGCCCAGGCCCCGTACCGTCGTGAGCATGCGCGGGCTGCCTGGCTCCTGCTCGATCTTCGCCCGGATGCGCTTGACGTGGACATCCAGGGTCTTGGTGTCCCCCACGTAGTCAGCACCCCACACGCGGTCGATGATCTGCCCACGGGTCAGCACCCGGTCCGGGTTGCGCAGGAACAGCTCCAGCAGCTCGAACTCACGCAGCGGCATCGCCACCGGCTCACCCGCGACACTCACCTCATGGCGCTCGACGTCCATGCGCACGCGCCCGGCCTCCAGCACCACGTCCTCAGGCTCCTCCTCACGGCTGCGGCGCAGGACGGCGTGGACGCGGGCGATGAGCTCGCGGTAGGAGTAGGGCTTGGTCACGTAGTCGTCCGCGCCGATCTCCAGGCCGACAACCTTGTCCACCTCAGAGTCCTTGGCGGTGAGCATGATGACCGGCACAGAGGACACACGTCGAATCCGGCGGCAGACCTCCGTGCCACTCAGGCGCGGAAGCATGAGGTCGAGCAGTACGAGGTCAATCGCGGTGGCCGGGGCAGGGCCCGCCGCCTCGAAGGCCTCGATGGCGGCCAGGCCGTCCTCGGCCTCAACCACCTCGTAGCCGTCGCGGCGCAGGCTGAAGGCCAGGGGCTCGCGGTAGCTCTCCTCGTCCTCGACGAGCAGGATCCGGGTCATCTGTGGTCCTCTTCTTCATTGCGGATGAGCCGGCCTGCCCCCTCATCGGGGATCAGGCGCGGCAGGACGAGGGTGAAGGTCGAGCCGCGTCCGGGCGCCGACCACAACTCGATGGTGCCGCCGTGGTTGGCCGCGACGTGCTTGACGATGGCCAGGCCCAGGCCGGTGCCGCCGGTGGCGCGCGAGCGGGCCCGGTCCACACGGAAGAAGCGCTCGAAGACGCGCCCCTGGTCCTCGGGCTTGATCCCGATGCCCTGGTCGACAACGGCGATGCGCACGAGCCCAGGATCCGCCGGGTCAAGCGAGACCCCCACACTCACGCGGGTGTGCGGCTCGGAGTAACGCACGGCGTTGTCAAGGAGATTGCGCACGGCGGTGACGATGAGAGAGGCGTCGCCCCGGACCATGAGGCCCGCAGTGCCGCCTGAGACGACGACGATCGAGCGGGCCTGCGCCTCGACCCGGACCCGGTCCACAGACTCGGCGACGACGGCGTCGACGTCGACGTCCTCGGGGCTGACGAGAGCGTCGCCGTCCTGGACGCGGGAGAGCTCAATGACGTCCTGCACGAGCACGCCCAGCCGGGTGGCCTCCGCGCGCATGCGGGCGGCGAAGCCGGCAACGAGAGCCGCGTCGTCGGCACTGTCCTCGATCGTCTCAGCCAGCAGGGCGATGGCACCGACGGGGGTCTTGAGCTCGTGGGAGATGTTGGCAACGAGGTCGCGACGCATGTCCTCCAGGCGCTTGGCGGCGCTGCGGTCCTCGATGAGGATGAGCAGGCGCCCCTCACCGATGGAGGCCACGCGCACGTGCAGGAAGAAGTGCCCCGACCCGGACACCCGGCCCCGCGGGACGGTGATCTCCTGCTCGCGCGGCTCACCGTCTTGGCGCACGAGCGCAACCATCTCGGAGACCTCGGGCACGCAGACGGCGTCGTCGTGCACAAGGTTGTAGGTGTAGGCGGAGGCCGAGGCCCGCAGGACCTCGTCGTCGTCATCGAGAACGACGACGGTCGAGCGCAGGGCCGCCAGGACGGGGATGACGGCGTCGTCGCTCAGCAGCCCGCCCATCGCGCCGGGACGATCACCGGTGCGCCCCAGCGAGCGGGCGGCGGCCCAACCCACGGCGGCGCCGATGGCCAGGGCCACAACCGCGGTGATGAGCTGGGGGACGTCCACGCCCACAGGGTAGGCGGAGGGCGAGCCCGTCGGGGTCAGCGGGCGAGGAGTTCACCGACTATGTTCGGCCCCATCACCGGCCGTTCACCTTGGGCACCCATGCTGGTGACGTCCGCGGGCCTGTGCCCGTGCGCCCCACAACACCAGGAGACGTCACCGTGCGCGACATCTTCCATCAGGAGCTCAAGCAGCTCGGCTACGACCTCGAGTCCATGGCCGCGCAGGTCGCCACCGCCATGGAGCGGGCCAGTGCGGCACTGCGCGACGGCGACCTCATTGTGGCGGAGCAGGTGATCGATGCCGACGAGCGCATCAACGACCTCCAACGCGACATCGACGACCTGTGCATCATGCTGCTGGTCCGCCAGCAGCCGGTCGCCTCCGACCTGCGTCACGTCATCTCGGCGCTGCGCATGGCTCAGACGCTTGAGCGTCAGGGCGACCTGGCCCGCCATGTGGCCACCATCGCCCGCGGCCGCTACCCCGGGCCGCCGGTGCCGGAGCCCGTCATGAGTCACCTGCTGACGATGGCGGACCACGCCGTGCGCGCCGGGCAGGACGTGGCGCGCCTGATCGCCACCCAGGACCTTGAGCTGGCCCGGCGCATCCAGACCGCCGACGCCGAGATGGACCGCCTACACCGCGAGTCCTTCCAGATGATCCTGGACCCGGCGAACGAGCTCAGCCGCCAGCAGGTGGTCGACGCCGTCCTCATGGGGCGGTTCCTGGAGCGCTTCGGGGACCACTCGACGTCGGTGGCCCGCCGCGTCACCTACCTCGTCTCGGGCCACCACCTGGGCTCGCACGACCGCGCACCCGAGGAAGAGGACGCCCAGCGGTAACCCCCGCCCCGCCGAGGTCGGCACACGCCGGCATGGGTCGTACGGTTGTACAGACCGACAGCGGCCCGAGGGCTCACTTGCCCTGGTTGGCGACGGCCGCGATCTTGGCCTCGGCCTCGGGGTCGAGGTAGGTGCCGCCCTTCTTCAGGGGCTGCAGGGTCTCCTCGTCGAGCTCGTAGACGAGCGGGATGCCGGTGGGGATGTTGACCCCGGCGATGTCCTCGTCGGAGATGCCGTCGAGGTGCTTGACGATGGCGCGCAGCGAGTTGCCGTGGGCGGCGATCATGACGGTCTTGCCGGTGCGCAGCGTCGGAACAATGCGCTCCTCCCAGTAGGGCAGGAGGCGGGCGATGACGTCCTTGAGGCACTCGGAGGCCGGGACCGGCTCACCGGCGTAGCGGGGGTCCTGGTCCTGGGAGAACTCGGAGCCCGCCTCGATGGCCGGCGGGGCGACGTCGAAGGAGCGGCGCCAGAGCATGAACTGGTCCTCGCCGTACTCGTCGCGAATCTCCTTCTTGTTCTTGCCCTGGAGGGCGCCGTAGTGGCGCTCGTTGAGACGCCAGTGGCGCTCGACGGGAATCCAGTGGCGGTCCGCCGAGTCAAGGGCGAGATTGGCCGTCATGATGGCGCGGCGCAGCATCGAGGTGAACAGGATGTCGGGGAGGATGTTCGCCTCCTTGAGAAACTCACCACCGCGGGCGGCCTCGGCGCGACCCTTCTCCGACAGCGGGACGTCAACCCAGCCGGTGAAGAGGTTCTTAGCGTTCCATTCGCTCTCGCCGTGGCGGAGCAGTACAAGGGTGTAAGCCATGGGACCATCTTGCCAGGTCGGCAGGGGCTAGGACCAGGCCAGAGGGCCCGTCACGGGCGGGGTGGCACGGGCACCAAGACACAGCCGCGGCCGCCCCCGTCAGAGGGCGGCCGCGACGCGGATGTCAATAGGCCGTCGGCGCTCGCAGTGCTGCCAGCGCTCATAACACCACTGTGCCGACGGCGCCGCCAGCGCTCACAGCACCACCAGTGCTACCAGCGCGAGCGGGCAGTGCTCAGGCGTGGGCCTTCTCGTAGGCGGCACGGATCTCGGCGGAGATGCGACCGCGGTCGGAGACCTCCATGCCCCGCTCGCGCGCCCACTCGCGGATGCGCTGGGTCTCACCGGCGGAGGAGGAGCGGCGGCGGCGGGTGCCGGGGGTGCGGCGCCCGGCGATGCGGCGTGCCTTGGAGGACCACTCCTCAATGGACTCACGCAGGGCGGCGGCGTGCTCGTCGTTGAGGTCGATCTCGTAGCTGACGCCATCGAGCGCGAAGGTGATGGTCTGGGTGGCCTCGGATCCATCGACGTCGTCGACAAGAATAATCTGGGTCTTCTGAGCCATAGGTACTCTCCTTGATAGCACTCCCGATCTCCTCGGGAGAATGAACGGGAACCGATGTCGAATAAACAATAAACGCGATCCGCATTCTACGCAAGGCCACTGGGTGGAAATCTCACTTTCATTCTCCGTTTCGCTGCTGACGGAGAAAACCACGGTGCACCGACAGGCCCGGCACCGGGGATGACGAAGGCCCCGGACCGTCCGGTCCGGGGCCTTACTGGAGCCACCTGTGGGAATCGAACCCACGACCTATTCATTACGAGTGAATCGCTCTGCCGACTGAGCTAAGGTGGCGCGCTGAGCAGCGCAGCACAGGCTACCGGCAGCGCCGCGCGAGGCGCAAACGCCGCCGTACCCACCGACGCGTGGTTCTGGACACAGGCACCGCCCGGGTCGGTCTTCTACCCTGTTCTCATGCCTCTGCACGTGACCTACACCGGCGGCACCATCGGCATGGTCGACTCCCCTCGGGGACTCGTCCCCGGCGCGGACCTCGAGGGCTGGCTCACCCGCCTGCTCGAGGGCACGGACCTCGCCGACGGCCTCACCTTTTCCTCGCTCGACCCGCTCATCGATTCCTCCAACGCCACACCGGAGTCCTGGCAGCAGGTCGTGGACGACGTGCGCGCACACACCCACGGGCCGCACGCCGCCGCTGGCCTCGTCATCCTGCACGGCACGGACACGATGGCCTACACCAGCGCAGCCCTGTCCTACGCCCTGACCGACCTGGGACGTCCCGTCGTCATCACCGGCTCGCAACTGCCCGCACTTAGCCCCGGCTCCGACGCCGCCGCCAACGCCATCGGCGCCCTGCAGGCCGCCGGCGACCCGCGCGCCGCAGGCGTAAGCCTCTTCTTCGGCCACCACCTGCTCGTCGGCAGCCGTGTCACCAAGACGAGCGCGTGGTCCTTCGAGGCCTTCAGCTCGCCCGCCCACCCGCCGCTGGCGCGCGCAGGCGCCCCGTGGCAGTGGTCCGCGACCCCCAGAACGGGCGAGGGCTGGCAGCAGCCACTGCCCTACCGCCGCCACGACGTCGCCGTCATCGACGTCGCACCCGGCCTCACGACCGCCCGCCTGGAGGCCATGCTCACGCCTCTGCCCGAGGCCGTCATCCTGCGGGCCTTCGGCGTCGGCAACGTGCCCAGCTCCGAGCCCGGGCTCCCCGAGCTCATCGCCTCGGTCACCGCGGCGGGCACGGCCGTCGTCGTCGCCTCCCAGTGCCTCGAGGCCCGGGTGTCCCTCGGCCTCTACGAGACGGGTGACGCGATGGCCCGGGCGGGGGCGGTCGGCAGCGGGGACATGACCCTGGAGGCCGTCTACGCCAAGGTGCAGTTCCTCCTGAGCCAGGGGCTGCGCGGCGCCGAGCTGGCCGCCTGGGTGGGGCGCCCGCTCGCCGGGGAGCTCACTCGAGGCTGAGGAACTCGAGACTGAGGGGCTGAGGACACCGCCCCCTCAACCCCTCAGTTCGGGTGCTGGTGCTTCAGCGTCTCGTCACTCCTGGCCCACGCAGGTCAGCCCCTGTTCGGGCATCTCCCCTGTGAGCAGGTAGGTGTCGACGGCGTCGTTCACGCAGTCTCCGGCGCGCCCGTAGGCGGTGTGCCCGTTGCCCTCCCAGGTCAGCAGCGTCGCGGAGTCGAGCTGCTCGGCCAGGGAGACCGACCACTGGTAGGGCGTGGCGGGGTCACCGGTCGTGCCGACGACGAGGATCGGGGCAGCACCCGTGGCATGGATCGCCGTGCGCTCACGGTGGGAGGTGTGCCCCCAGCCCTGGCAGTACAGGTCCGAGTAGCCCAGCGCGTCACCGAAGGTCGGGGACAGCTCCTCGGTCTTGTCCGCCTCAGCCGCCCAGGAGGCCGAGTCTCCCTCGACCGGGTAGTCGAGGCAGTTGATCGCGGAGATGACCTCGTTGCCGTTGCCGGAGTACGAGCCGTCCTCGTTGCGCGAGGAGAGCAGGTCCGAGATGTAGAGCATGGTGGACCCGTCGTTCTGGAGCATCGCCTGGCTCAGGCCCTCGGAGAGCACGGACCAGGCCTCATCGGCGTAGAGGACACCGATGATGGCGTCAAGGGCGAGGGAGCGCGTGAGCGGACGGTTGGGGTCGTGGGTCTCGATGGGGCTGGTGGCCACCACGTCGAGGAAGTCCTGGATCTGGCGCACACCGGCGTCGACGTCGCCGGTCAGCGGGCAGGCTCTGCCGGCCTGGCAGTCCGCAACGAAGGCCCGCAGGGCGTTCTCGAAGCCCTCGGCCTGGCCAAGGCTCAGCTCGCCGGCGCTCAGCGTCGGGTCAACGGCGCCGTCGAGCACGAGGCGGCCGACGTTGGCGGGGAAGAGGTCCGCGTAGGTGGCGCCCAGGTAGGTGCCGTAGGAGTAGCCCAGGTAGGTGAGCGTCGAGTCTCCCGCCAGGGCACGCAGGACGTCGAGGTCGCGTGCGGCGGAGACGGTGTCGATATGGTCGAGCAGGCCCTTGACCTCAGTGTTGGCCTCGCAGGCGGCAGCGTCCTCCTTCGCGGTGTCCAGGACGGAGGCCTGGATCTCCTCCTCGCTCTCCTGCTTCTCGGCGGCGAGCTCCTCGGCGGTGTAAACCTGGCCGGAGCGCTCCTCGTCAAGCTCGGCGTCGGTCATACAGTCCACGGCCGTGGAGGAGCCGACACCGCGAGGGTCGAAGCCGATGACGTCGTAGGCCTTGAGGACGCCCTTACCGAAGAGGTCCGCGGCGGAGTCCACGAGCTCAACACCGGAGCCGCCGGGACCGCCCGGGTTGATGAAGAGCGTGCCCTGGGCGTCGCCGTCGGCCTCACGCTTCTTGAGCGCGATGGTGATCCTCTGACCGTCCGGGTCCTCATAGTCGAGCGGAACCTCGGCGGTGGTGCACAAGAACACGCCCTTGCTGTGCTCGGCGATCGTGGGGCCCTCACCGCAGGGGTACCAGTCGAGCTCCTGGGAGTAGAAGGACTCCAGGCCCTGCGGCACGGGGGCGGTCGAGCCGGACGCGGCGGTGGCGCCGTTGACCGGAACCGTCTGCCCGCCGCAGGCGGTGACGCCCATGACAAGAGCTGCGGCCGCCAGTGCGGCAAACGCGTTCCGGATGCGGGCGTGTCTGGTGGTAGGGGTCATTGCAGTCACGTTCTGTAGCCTACGAGCGCCTGCGTCCGGGCCGCACTCCCCCGTGAGGGGGAGTTCTTTCCAACCTGCGCATGAGGATGACATCCGCTCCTGCGGTGACAGGCGCCCTCCCACCACTTCAGATTGGCGCAACGCTCTGGCAGGATGACGTCCATGAGTTCTCTTGCTGACCAGAGCCGTCTCAGCGCAGAGCCCCTGACCTTCGCCAACCGTACGAGCACCAAGATCATCACAACACTCGTCGTCCTCTTCTTCGCCCCGCTGGCGGCCTGGTTCGGAGCCTCGCTCATCCTCAACCCCGACGAGCGGATCTCCAGCAGCCGTCGGGGCGCCCTGTTCGAGGGGCACGGAGCCATGACACAGGTGTGGGGGGTCCTGTTCATCCTTCTCGCGATCGGGATCGTCCTCGCGATCGTGCCCGTCTTCCTGTCCCGCGTCATCCTCACCCGCCAGGGCATCCACATTGTCAAGACGACGGGCATCACGGACCTGCCGTGGCCGCCCTCGCGCTCCGCGATCGTCGTCACCGACGAGCCGGGCACCAAGGGCACACGCACCTTCAGGGTCTGGCTCATCGCCGCTGACGGCAAGGCGTTCCCGGTCCCCGACACCGGCCGCTCAGCCCCTGCCTCCAAGGCGGCGCGCGTCGCCGAGAGCCTCAGGGCGTGCCTGGCTGACGCCGACACGATCTGGGAGTGGGCGCGCACGCGCGGCCTGGTCCAGGACAACGGCCAGTACGTGGCGACGACCAACCGGGAGGTCGAGGCCAACCGCCTGAGCGCCGCCACCGAGCAGGCGCTGCGCGGACTCTGAAGGTACCAGGTATCGGGCGCTGAGGGCCCTGGCGCCCTGCGGTGCCCGGCAGCATGAGGACGTCCCCGTCGGGCAGGAGAAGGCAGCCGACGGCGTCGGCCACGTCGTCCGAGTTGACGAGAGTCATGATGACGCCGAGCGGGACCATGGCGCGAACGGCGAACAGGCCGACGAGAGGCCTCCCGCCGACTTCCAGACGCTCATGCGCAGGCAGTCGGACTAGAGGATCACCGGGTCGATGGCCTCGGCGCCAGCGGGGGACGGGCGGGGGTCGATGCGCTCATGTCGCCATCGTCGCAGCGCCGTGCCGACGACGCGATGGGGGCTCATCCCCATTGAGGGTGTGGGTGGGGTCTGAGTCCTCCGGTCTCTAGTTGTGCTTTCTTTGGGGTTGTGAACGGGTTGGGTGGAGGCCTGCTGGGCGGGATGCGGGGTTGACGCTCACGTGCGGTTTGGGGAGGCCTTCATGGCGCATGCTGGCGCACCTTTGACGCCTGGGGGGCGTCGTCGTCTTGCTCGCCTGGGGGGCGTCGTCGTCTTGCTCGCCTGGTGGTGGAGGGCTGGTCCATGGGTCGGGCGGCTGAGTGCTTGCGGGTCTGGCCGGCGACGGTCGGCCGGCGGCTGGGGCGCTACCGGGCCCCGGTGCGGCGCTGCCGGGCCCCGGTGCGCTGTGTGGAGCGCCATTGATCAGTTCCGGACCACGTTCGGTCGTTCGGACCACGTTCGGTCGTTCGGACCACGTTCGGTCGTTTGGACCACGTTCGGTCGTTCGGACCACCCCAGAGGCGTCCGTAGGTGGTCCGAACGACAGCAGGTGGTCCAAGATGGCAGCAAGTGGTCCACACTAACTGTGCTTCCTCGGGGCAAGACCCCTGCCTACCGCCAGCACGCCCCCGCGTGAGCGAGAGGGGGGGCGCTGGCGGGCCTGGCCCACCACTTGCGGCCGCGCGGCGCAGCACCGCGCCCACCGGCCACGGCCAGGCCCCGAGCCAGACCGACGCCGTGGCCCTGCGTCGGCCCCAAAAAGGGGCGGCCCCCTTACGCAGGCCCTGGCCCAGGCCCTGAACCCACCGTCGCAAGGGCCAAGCCCATCCGCAACCGCGCCCACCTCAACGCCCACAGCCCCTTCCAGGACCTGGACGATCTGGACGACGCCCGTGACCGCCACCACCCAGCAGGCCCCACTGGGCGGGCACCACCCGCCCCCACCCCACCACCGCCATGCTGCGCCCCCGCCCGGGCACAACAGCACCCTCCAACCAGCCACCAACACCCACGCGCCCACCACCAACCACCCCAACCAGCAACCACCGACACCAGACAAACCAGCCCCCACCAAACCCGGAGCCTGACACAACTAAAGACCAGAGGACCCAGACCCCACCCACACCCCCAAATGGGATGAGCCGCGATGGGGAGGCCTCGCCTGCGGCGCCGCAGGTTCGCGGCGCTCACGCCTGCAGCGCTCAGGCCTGGGGGCGCAGCTGGACCATGAGGGACTCGACAGCCAGCAGTGCGGAGGCGTTCGTGCGCAGGCGGGCACGGCACTCCTCGATGGCGGCGATGCGGGCGAGGGACTGCTCGGGCCCGGTGGCGCGGGCGACCTGATCCACGGCCTCAGCGAGGTCGATGTTGACGCGCTCGACGTCGGAGCCCAGCTGGGCGGCCAGGACGTCACGGGAGAAGGACAGCAGGTCGATCATGGCGCGGTCGAGCACGTCCGTGCGGGCGCGCTTGGCGCGGCGCTTCTGGTCCTCCTCGAGCTGGCGGACCTGGGCGCGCAGGGAGGGCGGCACCTTGGCGTCGCCCTCCATGCCCAGGGCCCGCAGCAGCTCGGTCCGCTCGCGCGCGTCGCGCTCCGCGGTGGCCTGCGCAGCCTCGGTCTCCGCGTTCTCGACGAGCTCGGCGGCCGCCAGGACGGCGTCGCCGACACTGCGCAGGGAGATCGGGGCCAGCAAGAGCCGACGACGCCGCTCCCAGGCGCCCGGGTCCACGGCGAGGTGGCGGGCCAGGCCGATGTGGGACTGGCTGGCGCGGGCCGCACGCTCAGCGAGCTCCGGGTCTGCGCCGTCGCGGCGCACGAGCAGGTCCGCAACCGCCTGCGCCGGCGGCACGCGCAGGGTGATGAGGCGGCAGCGTGAGCGGATGGTCGGCAGGACGTCGTCGGCACTGGGGGTGCACAGGAGCCAGACGGTTTGCGGCGGCGGCTCCTCGATGGACTTGAGCAGGACGTTGGTGGTGCGCTCGGCCATGCGGTCGGCGTCCTCAACGAGGATGACGCGCCAGCGTCCGGTCCAGGGGCGGCGCTGGGCCTGGTCGATGAGGTCCTTGACCTCCTCCATGGTGATGATGAGGCGTTCGGTGGCCAGCCGCACGACGTCGGGGTGGGTGCCGCTCATGACGTCACGGCAGGGCTTGCACTGGCCGCAGCCGGGCACGTCGCCGGTGCACTGGAGGGCGGCGGCGAAGGCGCGGGCGGCATTGGAGCGGCCGGAGCCGGGCGGGCCGGTGATGAGCCAGGCGTGACTCATGGCCGCGGTGCCGGTGGATGCCCCATCGGCGGCGTCC from Actinomyces respiraculi carries:
- a CDS encoding CarD family transcriptional regulator, with amino-acid sequence MTFEVGETVVYPHHGAARIIDIRQRKVRGEEKTYLQLEVAQGDLTILVPAESVELIGVRDVVDQAGLERVFDVLRAPLTEEPTNWSRRFKANQEKIASGDVIKVAEVVRDLSRRDTDRGLSAGEKRMLSKARQILVSELALAEKTEEDAAETKLDEVLASGTAA
- a CDS encoding response regulator transcription factor, whose product is MTRILLVEDEESYREPLAFSLRRDGYEVVEAEDGLAAIEAFEAAGPAPATAIDLVLLDLMLPRLSGTEVCRRIRRVSSVPVIMLTAKDSEVDKVVGLEIGADDYVTKPYSYRELIARVHAVLRRSREEEPEDVVLEAGRVRMDVERHEVSVAGEPVAMPLREFELLELFLRNPDRVLTRGQIIDRVWGADYVGDTKTLDVHVKRIRAKIEQEPGSPRMLTTVRGLGYKFVARPAER
- a CDS encoding sensor histidine kinase — its product is MGVDVPQLITAVVALAIGAAVGWAAARSLGRTGDRPGAMGGLLSDDAVIPVLAALRSTVVVLDDDDEVLRASASAYTYNLVHDDAVCVPEVSEMVALVRQDGEPREQEITVPRGRVSGSGHFFLHVRVASIGEGRLLILIEDRSAAKRLEDMRRDLVANISHELKTPVGAIALLAETIEDSADDAALVAGFAARMRAEATRLGVLVQDVIELSRVQDGDALVSPEDVDVDAVVAESVDRVRVEAQARSIVVVSGGTAGLMVRGDASLIVTAVRNLLDNAVRYSEPHTRVSVGVSLDPADPGLVRIAVVDQGIGIKPEDQGRVFERFFRVDRARSRATGGTGLGLAIVKHVAANHGGTIELWSAPGRGSTFTLVLPRLIPDEGAGRLIRNEEEDHR
- the phoU gene encoding phosphate signaling complex protein PhoU, translating into MRDIFHQELKQLGYDLESMAAQVATAMERASAALRDGDLIVAEQVIDADERINDLQRDIDDLCIMLLVRQQPVASDLRHVISALRMAQTLERQGDLARHVATIARGRYPGPPVPEPVMSHLLTMADHAVRAGQDVARLIATQDLELARRIQTADAEMDRLHRESFQMILDPANELSRQQVVDAVLMGRFLERFGDHSTSVARRVTYLVSGHHLGSHDRAPEEEDAQR
- a CDS encoding phosphoglyceromutase, which translates into the protein MAYTLVLLRHGESEWNAKNLFTGWVDVPLSEKGRAEAARGGEFLKEANILPDILFTSMLRRAIMTANLALDSADRHWIPVERHWRLNERHYGALQGKNKKEIRDEYGEDQFMLWRRSFDVAPPAIEAGSEFSQDQDPRYAGEPVPASECLKDVIARLLPYWEERIVPTLRTGKTVMIAAHGNSLRAIVKHLDGISDEDIAGVNIPTGIPLVYELDEETLQPLKKGGTYLDPEAEAKIAAVANQGK
- a CDS encoding histone-like nucleoid-structuring protein Lsr2, with the protein product MAQKTQIILVDDVDGSEATQTITFALDGVSYEIDLNDEHAAALRESIEEWSSKARRIAGRRTPGTRRRRSSSAGETQRIREWARERGMEVSDRGRISAEIRAAYEKAHA
- a CDS encoding asparaginase, with protein sequence MPLHVTYTGGTIGMVDSPRGLVPGADLEGWLTRLLEGTDLADGLTFSSLDPLIDSSNATPESWQQVVDDVRAHTHGPHAAAGLVILHGTDTMAYTSAALSYALTDLGRPVVITGSQLPALSPGSDAAANAIGALQAAGDPRAAGVSLFFGHHLLVGSRVTKTSAWSFEAFSSPAHPPLARAGAPWQWSATPRTGEGWQQPLPYRRHDVAVIDVAPGLTTARLEAMLTPLPEAVILRAFGVGNVPSSEPGLPELIASVTAAGTAVVVASQCLEARVSLGLYETGDAMARAGAVGSGDMTLEAVYAKVQFLLSQGLRGAELAAWVGRPLAGELTRG
- a CDS encoding alpha/beta hydrolase, whose protein sequence is MTPTTRHARIRNAFAALAAAALVMGVTACGGQTVPVNGATAASGSTAPVPQGLESFYSQELDWYPCGEGPTIAEHSKGVFLCTTAEVPLDYEDPDGQRITIALKKREADGDAQGTLFINPGGPGGSGVELVDSAADLFGKGVLKAYDVIGFDPRGVGSSTAVDCMTDAELDEERSGQVYTAEELAAEKQESEEEIQASVLDTAKEDAAACEANTEVKGLLDHIDTVSAARDLDVLRALAGDSTLTYLGYSYGTYLGATYADLFPANVGRLVLDGAVDPTLSAGELSLGQAEGFENALRAFVADCQAGRACPLTGDVDAGVRQIQDFLDVVATSPIETHDPNRPLTRSLALDAIIGVLYADEAWSVLSEGLSQAMLQNDGSTMLYISDLLSSRNEDGSYSGNGNEVISAINCLDYPVEGDSASWAAEADKTEELSPTFGDALGYSDLYCQGWGHTSHRERTAIHATGAAPILVVGTTGDPATPYQWSVSLAEQLDSATLLTWEGNGHTAYGRAGDCVNDAVDTYLLTGEMPEQGLTCVGQE
- a CDS encoding DNA polymerase III subunit delta', with the translated sequence MSVWDDVVGQDKVVADLEAAARSARALAEQRQERAGASDAADGASTGTAAMSHAWLITGPPGSGRSNAARAFAAALQCTGDVPGCGQCKPCRDVMSGTHPDVVRLATERLIITMEEVKDLIDQAQRRPWTGRWRVILVEDADRMAERTTNVLLKSIEEPPPQTVWLLCTPSADDVLPTIRSRCRLITLRVPPAQAVADLLVRRDGADPELAERAARASQSHIGLARHLAVDPGAWERRRRLLLAPISLRSVGDAVLAAAELVENAETEAAQATAERDARERTELLRALGMEGDAKVPPSLRAQVRQLEEDQKRRAKRARTDVLDRAMIDLLSFSRDVLAAQLGSDVERVNIDLAEAVDQVARATGPEQSLARIAAIEECRARLRTNASALLAVESLMVQLRPQA